A genomic window from Babylonia areolata isolate BAREFJ2019XMU chromosome 9, ASM4173473v1, whole genome shotgun sequence includes:
- the LOC143286016 gene encoding protein HtrL-like encodes MEFNRSAHKWWCYTTGCPVLMAKRRPMVMVVVVVVVAAVCVLLLARMVLYSEESQRRRKFMEDSYLAMSWEGFGPEKGVYTFTVVTAMLDIGRGRWARQKRPYNTYLLYMQRVLRLDVNLVVFVDSKALPFVLWMRRGREARTHVVRTDLRQLPYYSYRDHIQSIMDSQEYQQDNELVRKGLCESQIPEYDIVQWSKLHFLNESITLNPFHNDYFAWIDGGYGHGEDVHPADGIWRPANLLEHGDRVTFMEREPVERYRAVAGRLHKMSINILAGLFFAGGKRALQRLYELQRELIADWMRRGVVDDDQTVYMLLYFRNPELFRLVPGDWNDVFRLFHRTQPQRHGSSSSAQTVGDVVDRQNFR; translated from the exons ATGGAGTTCAACCGCTCTGCTCATAAGTGGTGGTGCTACACCACCGGATGTCCAGTTCTGATGGCGAAGCGACGgccgatggtgatggtggtggtggtggtggtggtggcggcggtgtgtgtcttgttgttggcGAGGATGGTGCTGTACTCGGAGGAGTCGCAACGCAGGCGTAAATTCATGGAGGACAGCTACCTGGCTATGAGCTGGGAGGGGTTCGGGCCTGAGAAAG gagtGTACACCTTCACGGTGGTGACCGCCATGCTGGACATAGGCCGAGGGCGGTGGGCCCGGCAGAAGAGGCCCTACAACACCTACCTGCTCTACATGCAGAGGGTTCTCCGCCTGGACGTCAACCTCGTGGTCTTCGTGGACTCCAAGGCCCTGCCCTTCGTCCTGTGGATGCGGAGAGGTCGAGAGGCCCGCACCCACGTG gTGAGGACAGACCTGCGTCAGCTACCCTACTACTCCTACAGAGATCACATCCAGAGCATCATGGACAGCCAGGAGTACCAGCAGGACAACGAGCTGGTCCGCAAAGGCCTGTGCGAATCCCAGATTCCAGAATACGACATCGTGCAGTGGAGCAAGCTCCACTTCCTCAACGagtccatcaccctcaaccccttcCACAACGACTACTTCGCCTGGATTGACGGCGGGTATGGACACGGGGAGGACGTCCACCCCGCAGACGGTATATGGAGGCCTGCGAACCTGCTGGAGCACGGTGACAGAGTGACTTTCATGGAGAGGGAGCCCGTGGAGAGGTACAGGGCCGTCGCCGGGAGGCTGCATAAGATGAGCATCAACATCCTGGCCGGGTTGTTCTTCGCCGGGGGAAAGAGGGCTCTGCAGAGGCTGTACGAGCTTCAGCGAGAGCTGATCGCTGATTGGATGAGGCGGGGCGTGGTGGACGACGATCAGACGGTCTACATGCTGCTGTACTTCCGGAATCCCGAGCTCTTCCGCCTGGTGCCCGGTGACTGGAACGACGTCTTCAGGCTGTTCCACCGGACACAGCCACAGCGGCACGGCTCGTCCTCCTCTGCGCAAACCGTCGGCGACGTCGTCGATAGACAAAATTTCCGCTAG